One Lysobacter enzymogenes DNA segment encodes these proteins:
- a CDS encoding OPT family oligopeptide transporter: MASPAKQPQLTFRAVLLSVFLAVILAAANAYLGLFAGLTIATAIPAAVISMAVLRLLGGGTILENNIVQTGASAGSSIAAGVIFTIPALVILGYWQDFRYSWVLAIAGLGGLLGVLFSVPLRRSMIVEDPLPFPEGKAAAEVLKAGENPGPGMKILGLAGAIGALLKLAAESGMKLIPDNAVVSGFMGKYLGYMGTNLSPALIGVGYIVGLNVGIVVVSGSILSWQFAIPIYHMFFLDSDPALAAKIAGGSAADIGGAIWSAKVRYLGVGTMLIGGVWTLFSLRKSLLSGVKSGLAAARKSAAVGEVAETDRDLPMKWMLVALVGFVLPLLLLYQAIVGNWFVSVPMTIIMIVAGFLFVSVSAYLAGLIGSSNNPVSGITISTILFASAVLVLMLGRDSPIGAVAAIMIGAVVCCAAAVGGDNLQDLKAGYIVGATPWKQQLMLGIGAFSCALIMAPVLNLLAAAYGIGAPTPEHPNALAAPQATLMASVAKGLFGGELPWTMIGIGAGIGAIIIAFDEWLKSRKAKFRVPVLAAAIGIYLPLELMVPIFLGGLLSHIVGRRRGLTANSSEEESDRVHRPGTLFAAGLITGEALMGIAIAFPIVITSDRNVLALPEQFHFGPLVGLAVLAAVVWLFYRSSKNAATPAAAAHD, encoded by the coding sequence ATGGCCTCACCCGCCAAGCAGCCCCAATTGACCTTCCGCGCCGTCCTGCTCTCCGTGTTTCTCGCGGTGATCCTGGCCGCCGCCAACGCTTACCTGGGCCTGTTCGCCGGCCTGACCATCGCCACCGCGATCCCGGCCGCGGTGATCTCCATGGCCGTGCTGCGCCTGCTCGGCGGCGGCACCATCCTGGAGAACAACATCGTCCAGACCGGCGCCTCGGCCGGCTCGTCGATCGCCGCCGGCGTGATCTTCACCATTCCGGCGCTGGTGATCCTGGGCTACTGGCAGGACTTCCGGTATTCGTGGGTGCTCGCCATCGCCGGCCTCGGCGGCCTGCTCGGCGTGCTGTTCTCGGTGCCGCTGCGGCGCTCGATGATCGTCGAAGACCCGCTGCCGTTCCCCGAAGGCAAGGCCGCGGCCGAAGTGCTCAAGGCCGGCGAGAACCCGGGCCCGGGCATGAAGATCCTCGGACTGGCCGGCGCCATCGGCGCGCTGCTCAAGCTCGCCGCCGAAAGCGGCATGAAGCTGATCCCGGACAACGCCGTGGTCTCGGGCTTCATGGGCAAGTACCTGGGCTACATGGGCACCAACCTGTCGCCGGCGCTGATCGGCGTGGGCTACATCGTCGGCCTCAACGTCGGCATCGTGGTGGTGTCCGGCTCGATCCTGTCGTGGCAGTTCGCGATTCCGATCTACCACATGTTCTTCCTCGACTCCGACCCGGCGCTGGCGGCGAAGATCGCCGGCGGCAGCGCGGCCGACATCGGCGGCGCGATCTGGTCGGCGAAGGTGCGCTACCTCGGCGTCGGCACCATGCTGATCGGCGGTGTGTGGACGTTGTTCTCGCTGCGCAAGTCGCTGCTGTCGGGGGTCAAGAGCGGCCTGGCCGCGGCGCGCAAGAGCGCGGCGGTCGGCGAAGTCGCCGAAACCGACCGCGACCTGCCGATGAAGTGGATGCTGGTCGCCCTGGTCGGCTTCGTGCTGCCGCTGCTGTTGCTGTACCAGGCCATCGTCGGCAACTGGTTCGTCAGCGTGCCGATGACCATCATCATGATCGTCGCCGGCTTCCTGTTCGTATCGGTGTCGGCGTACCTGGCCGGTTTGATCGGCTCGTCGAACAACCCGGTCTCGGGCATCACCATCTCCACCATCCTGTTCGCCTCGGCGGTGCTGGTGCTGATGCTGGGCCGCGATTCGCCCATCGGCGCGGTCGCCGCGATCATGATCGGCGCGGTGGTGTGCTGCGCCGCAGCCGTCGGCGGCGACAACCTGCAAGACCTCAAGGCCGGCTACATCGTCGGCGCGACGCCGTGGAAGCAGCAGCTGATGCTCGGCATCGGCGCGTTCTCGTGCGCGCTGATCATGGCGCCGGTGCTGAACCTGCTCGCCGCCGCCTACGGCATCGGCGCGCCGACGCCGGAACACCCGAACGCGCTGGCCGCGCCGCAGGCCACGCTGATGGCCTCGGTCGCCAAGGGCCTGTTCGGCGGCGAGCTGCCGTGGACGATGATCGGCATCGGCGCCGGCATCGGCGCGATCATCATCGCCTTCGACGAGTGGCTGAAGTCGCGCAAGGCCAAGTTCCGCGTGCCGGTGCTGGCCGCGGCGATCGGCATCTACCTGCCGCTGGAGCTGATGGTGCCGATCTTCCTCGGCGGCCTGCTCTCGCACATCGTCGGCCGCCGTCGCGGCCTGACCGCGAACAGCAGCGAAGAGGAAAGCGACCGTGTGCACCGACCAGGCACCCTGTTCGCCGCCGGCCTGATCACCGGCGAGGCGCTGATGGGCATCGCCATCGCGTTCCCGATCGTGATCACCAGCGACCGCAACGTGCTGGCGCTGCCGGAGCAGTTCCACTTCGGCCCGCTGGTCGGCCTGGCGGTGTTGGCGGCGGTGGTCTGGCTGTTCTACCGCAGCAGCAAGAACGCGGCCACGCCGGCCGCGGCCGCGCACGACTGA
- a CDS encoding alpha/beta hydrolase family protein, producing the protein MTPRHALLPLALSLACASAPAFSLTPPAPQGLQIRDLASMDRYSSPTLSPDGRQLVFAKRTVDFAANKSATSLWIEDLFARDSAPPKRLTPEGWSVNSPAFSPDGKTVYFLSSKSGSSQLYSLPLSGGAPKQVTAFDGDVGGFQLSPDGKRIAFNAEAYPDCAADLACSKKKLDAAEKSKATGKVFDRMFIRHWDAWNDGRLNRLFVADLPAAGKTASAAKLVSGEVIGDVPSRPFGDSSEYTWSPDSQSLVFSARKADAKEPWSTNFDLYLVSADGGAAKNLTASNPAWDTGATFSADGKTLYYRAMKRPGFEADRYGLMALDLASGKSREIAPQWDRSASNIVLSADGKTIYTTTEDLGQQPLFGVDIASGKAIRLIADGTVNSPTLAGKTFAFTRNTLKSGDQIFVGGLDGAPERAITPSASQILGNTQFGDFEQFEFKGWNGDSVYGYVVKPWNYQEGKKYPVAFLIHGGPQGSFGNGWSYRWNPQTYAGQGYAVVMIDFHGSTGYGQAFTDAISQHWGDRPLEDLQKGWAAAQKKYSFLDGDKACALGASYGGFMVNWIAGNWQQPWKCLVSHDGVFDQRMMGYATEELWFTEWEQGGTPYEKPAAYEKFNPVNHVKDWKVPMLVIHGQQDFRIPVEQGIGVFTALQRQGIESKFLYFPDENHWVLKPQNSVLWHDTVNGWLKQHIGQ; encoded by the coding sequence ATGACGCCACGCCACGCCCTTCTGCCGCTGGCCCTGTCGCTGGCCTGCGCATCCGCGCCGGCTTTCTCGCTCACGCCGCCCGCGCCGCAGGGCCTGCAGATCCGCGACCTGGCGAGCATGGACCGCTATTCCTCGCCGACCCTGTCGCCGGATGGCCGCCAGTTGGTGTTCGCCAAGCGCACGGTCGACTTCGCCGCCAACAAGTCCGCCACCTCGCTGTGGATCGAGGACCTGTTCGCGCGCGATTCGGCCCCGCCCAAGCGCCTGACTCCGGAAGGCTGGAGCGTCAATTCGCCGGCGTTTTCGCCCGACGGCAAGACCGTGTACTTCCTCAGCAGCAAGAGCGGCAGCTCGCAGCTGTACTCGCTGCCGCTGAGCGGCGGCGCGCCGAAGCAGGTGACCGCGTTCGACGGCGACGTCGGCGGCTTCCAGCTCTCGCCCGACGGCAAGCGCATCGCGTTCAACGCCGAGGCCTATCCCGATTGCGCGGCCGACCTGGCCTGCAGCAAGAAGAAGCTCGACGCGGCCGAGAAGAGCAAGGCCACGGGCAAGGTGTTCGACCGCATGTTCATCCGCCACTGGGACGCGTGGAACGACGGCCGTTTGAACCGTTTGTTCGTGGCCGACCTGCCGGCCGCCGGCAAGACCGCGTCGGCCGCCAAGCTCGTCAGCGGCGAAGTGATCGGCGACGTGCCCTCGCGCCCGTTCGGCGACAGCAGCGAATACACCTGGTCGCCCGACAGCCAGTCGCTGGTGTTCAGCGCGCGCAAGGCCGACGCCAAGGAACCGTGGTCGACCAACTTCGACCTGTACCTGGTGAGCGCCGACGGCGGCGCGGCCAAGAATCTGACCGCGTCGAACCCCGCCTGGGACACCGGCGCGACCTTCAGCGCCGACGGCAAGACCCTGTACTACCGCGCGATGAAGCGCCCGGGCTTCGAGGCCGACCGCTACGGCCTGATGGCGCTCGACCTGGCCAGCGGCAAGTCGCGCGAGATCGCGCCGCAATGGGACCGTTCGGCCTCCAACATCGTGCTGTCGGCCGACGGCAAGACCATCTACACCACCACCGAAGACCTCGGCCAGCAGCCGCTGTTCGGGGTCGACATCGCCAGCGGCAAGGCCATCCGCCTGATCGCCGACGGCACCGTCAATTCGCCGACGCTGGCCGGCAAGACCTTCGCCTTCACCCGCAACACGCTCAAGAGCGGCGACCAGATCTTCGTCGGCGGCCTCGACGGCGCGCCGGAGCGCGCGATCACCCCGAGCGCCTCGCAGATCCTCGGCAACACCCAGTTCGGCGACTTCGAACAGTTCGAGTTCAAGGGCTGGAACGGCGACAGCGTGTACGGCTATGTGGTCAAGCCGTGGAACTACCAGGAAGGCAAGAAGTACCCGGTCGCGTTCCTGATCCACGGCGGCCCGCAGGGCAGCTTCGGCAACGGCTGGAGCTACCGCTGGAACCCGCAGACCTACGCCGGCCAGGGCTATGCGGTGGTGATGATCGACTTCCACGGCTCCACCGGCTACGGCCAGGCCTTCACCGACGCGATCAGCCAGCACTGGGGCGACCGCCCGCTGGAAGACCTGCAGAAGGGCTGGGCCGCGGCGCAGAAGAAGTATTCCTTCCTCGACGGCGACAAGGCCTGCGCGCTGGGTGCGTCGTACGGCGGCTTCATGGTCAACTGGATCGCCGGCAACTGGCAGCAGCCGTGGAAGTGCCTGGTCAGCCACGACGGCGTGTTCGACCAGCGCATGATGGGCTACGCCACCGAAGAGCTGTGGTTCACCGAGTGGGAGCAGGGCGGCACGCCGTACGAGAAGCCGGCCGCGTACGAGAAGTTCAACCCGGTCAACCACGTCAAGGACTGGAAGGTGCCGATGCTGGTCATCCACGGCCAGCAGGACTTCCGCATTCCGGTCGAGCAGGGCATCGGCGTGTTCACCGCGCTGCAGCGCCAGGGCATCGAGTCCAAGTTCCTGTACTTCCCGGACGAGAACCACTGGGTGCTCAAGCCGCAGAACAGCGTGCTGTGGCACGACACGGTCAACGGCTGGCTGAAGCAGCATATCGGCCAGTAA
- a CDS encoding DUF819 domain-containing protein, whose protein sequence is MPDTARTALISNDIVVLGLIAATLGLVFWSSAQQTGFWKKFYTFVPALLLCYFIPGIYNTVGLVDGNNTKLYNPVASRVLLPAALVLLTLTIDLKGVLKLGPKLLIMYAVSSLSVAFGAIVAFVVMRAVHPETVAGDTWGGMAALAGSWIGGGANMLAMKEIFQVDATTFGQFAVVDVGVGYVWMAALIFLASRAQAIDARSGADVSGIEELKQRIEHFRAQHERVASLTDLAMIVGIAFGVVGLAHAIAGPLSAWFGANVSWARTVSLHEPFFWVVAVSTFAGLGLSFTRARQLEGAGASKIGSLLLYFLIACIGLQMDILALLDKPWLFALGIIWIAVHIAILWGVGRLLKVPLFYFAIGSQSNIGGPASAPVVASAFHPSLAPVGALLGTLGYATGTGLAYLVGITLRSIAGDTPA, encoded by the coding sequence ATGCCCGACACCGCCCGCACGGCGCTCATCAGCAACGACATCGTCGTCCTCGGCCTGATCGCCGCCACCCTCGGCCTGGTGTTCTGGAGCTCCGCGCAGCAAACCGGCTTCTGGAAGAAGTTCTACACCTTCGTCCCGGCGCTGCTGCTGTGCTACTTCATCCCCGGTATCTACAACACCGTCGGCCTGGTCGACGGCAACAACACCAAGCTCTACAACCCGGTCGCCAGCCGCGTGCTGCTGCCGGCGGCGCTGGTGCTGCTGACCCTGACCATCGACCTCAAGGGCGTGCTCAAGCTCGGGCCCAAGCTGCTCATCATGTACGCGGTGTCGTCGCTCAGCGTCGCTTTCGGCGCCATCGTCGCCTTCGTGGTGATGCGCGCGGTGCACCCGGAAACCGTGGCCGGCGACACCTGGGGCGGCATGGCCGCGCTCGCCGGCAGCTGGATCGGCGGCGGCGCCAACATGCTGGCGATGAAGGAGATCTTCCAGGTCGACGCGACCACCTTCGGCCAGTTCGCCGTGGTCGACGTCGGCGTGGGCTATGTGTGGATGGCGGCGCTGATCTTCCTGGCCAGCCGCGCCCAGGCCATCGACGCGCGCAGCGGCGCCGACGTCAGCGGGATCGAGGAACTCAAGCAGCGGATCGAGCACTTCCGCGCCCAGCACGAGCGCGTCGCCAGCCTGACGGATCTGGCGATGATCGTCGGCATCGCCTTCGGCGTGGTCGGCCTGGCCCATGCCATCGCCGGGCCGCTGTCGGCCTGGTTCGGCGCCAACGTGTCGTGGGCGCGCACGGTGAGCCTGCACGAACCGTTCTTCTGGGTGGTGGCGGTGTCGACCTTCGCCGGCCTGGGCCTGAGCTTCACCCGCGCGCGCCAGCTCGAAGGCGCCGGCGCGTCGAAGATCGGCAGCCTGCTGCTGTACTTCCTGATCGCCTGCATCGGCCTGCAGATGGACATCCTGGCGCTGCTCGACAAGCCGTGGCTGTTCGCGCTGGGGATCATCTGGATCGCGGTGCACATCGCGATCCTGTGGGGCGTCGGCCGGCTGCTGAAGGTGCCGCTGTTCTATTTCGCGATCGGCTCGCAGAGCAACATCGGCGGCCCGGCCTCGGCGCCGGTGGTGGCGTCGGCGTTCCATCCCTCGCTGGCGCCGGTCGGCGCCTTGCTCGGCACGCTCGGCTACGCGACCGGGACCGGGCTGGCCTACCTGGTCGGCATCACCCTGCGTTCCATCGCCGGCGATACGCCGGCTTGA
- a CDS encoding YbdD/YjiX family protein — protein MGTALVPVGQYQSFKRAWRRIVQTARLCCGVPDYDNYVRHLMEKHPERPIPDYATFFRERQEARYGGGRFGCC, from the coding sequence ATGGGCACCGCGCTCGTTCCCGTCGGCCAGTACCAGTCGTTCAAGCGCGCGTGGCGGCGCATCGTGCAGACCGCGCGGCTGTGCTGCGGGGTGCCGGACTACGACAACTACGTCCGGCACCTGATGGAGAAGCATCCGGAGCGGCCGATTCCGGATTACGCGACGTTCTTCCGCGAGCGCCAGGAAGCGCGTTATGGCGGGGGGCGGTTCGGGTGTTGTTGA